The nucleotide sequence ACAAACGGCGACAGTTTCGTCAAAGGCCGAACCTCCTCCGGTGGATGTGGCGGCGGCTCCAGCGGCGACGGGCTTTTTGCCGACGGAAATGGAAGATCCTGCCAAGTTCGCAGCTTACCAGCAAAAATTAAAAGAGATGGCGGTTTGTCTGAACATGCAGATGAACGCTCTGGATCCCAATGTTGAAATCAACTTTGAAACTTTCAATCAGGTGATCAATCCGGATTTGGGTGACGTGGTCACGCAGTCGGAAGAATGGGTCGCGACGGATCTGCGCACGAAGTCCGGTGAAATGCGCCGTATTTATATAGAAAATGCTCCCAGTATTGAAATGGAGTCTTCTCGCACGCTGAAATATTATTCCTTTGATGCGGGCGGGGCACAGAAAGAGATTTCTTTGTCCAAAGAACAGATGGCCAATCCATCCGACACCCTGGTGGCAAGCCTTGAGGCAGACGGGGAAGTGGTGGGTCGCTCTATTTCCCGTAAGATTTTCTATTCCAATGGGGATGATCTTTTGCTGGTGGAAAGAAACGGAAAGATCTTTTCCTTTGAGCTGGCTCATGATGGGGCGGTCTTCCGCTGCACGGGGGCCGACAAGTCCGCGACCTTCCAGTGTCAGTGCAAGTAGCCAATTACGGTAAAGATATACCTGCTGTTGGTGGGATTAAACTGGTTATAAATTTCTTCAGGAGGAATCATGGAAACAAATGAATTGCACCGTGGACGTTTGATTGATCACCTGCAACTGGTGGTTCAGGATTTGGAAAAGACCAAAAAGTTTTATTCGGCGGTTTTTGAAACCCTGGGTGTTCCCATGGGCGGCGAGGGGCCCGGATTTTTCTGGTGTGATGAACTGTTTATTTCTTCGACGGACAGTCCGGCCAGCGCAGGCAAGTTGACCGGCAGAACTCATCTGGCATTTCAGGCCAAAGACCGCGACATGGTAAAAAAGTTTTATGAAGTCGCGTTGAAGTCCGGTGGTCAGGATAACGGAGCTCCCGGAGAGCGTCCTTATCATCCGGGATATTTTGCAGCCTTTGTGCTGGATCCGGATGGAAACAACATCGAAGCCGTCTTCCATGGTCCGGCGAAAAAGTCGGCAGATTCGGTGAAGATCACCTTCTAACTGACAGTAACATGTTGAAATGCATGAAAGGCTCTTTGCTTTGGCAAAGGGCCTTTTGCTTTCTTGAGGGTGACTTCGGCGGCCCTTAAAATAAGTCGTTCACCCCAAGGAGGATTTCATGGAAAGAAATCGACACAGAGATCAGGATGAGTACCGTCGGCGTCCCGAGCGCGAGCCTGACTATAGCGAGTTTATTGATGAATACGACCGCTATCAGCCGCCACCTCAGTCTTCTGACGAACGCGGCCGCTATCGTCGCGAAGCCCAGGTGCCGGATGATTATGTGGATTATCGCAGCCGCAGTCGTGGTGACAGCCGAGAGTACCGCGACGAGCGTGAGTATCGCCTGCGTCGCCGGGATAACTATGACAATCGCGACTTTGCGATGAATCGTGACTATGAGCGCGGCACCGAGATGGACTATCGTGATTATGAACCTCATCGCGAAAGACATCCCGATGAAAGAGCTTATGGCCAGTCCGACTGGACGCCGCGGGATTCGTATGAAGCTGAGCGCATTCGCAATGGCTATCGTCATTCTTATGAGGCGCGCCATCCCGAGCTGGACCGGCACTATGACCGTCATTTTGATTATCGGTATGGCAGTGATGATATTGATTTCGACAGCCGGGAAGAACGGCCTTTGCGCCGCCCTCGTCGTCATCCGCGCCATCGCTCGGGTTACTGAATTTCGAGCATAAAAAAAGCCTCCGTGATTTGTGGCACGGAGGCTTTTGATTTTTCAGATTACTGGAAGCGGGTCAAAGCATCACGCAATGAATCCAGCTGAACCTTGGACTGTGCCAGCAAGACACGGTCGGCGGCGACAACTTCTTCATCTGCGTTGGCGACAAACTTTTCATTGGAAAGCTTGCCGGAAAGCATGCCGATATCGCGAGTCAGTTTTTCAATGGACTTGTTGATACGTTTTACTTCCTCGTCGAAGTCCACCAGGCCTTCAAGCGGGATGATCACTTTCACGCTGGCGTCTTTCACCACCACCGGAGCCACGGCACATTTCATCATGTCGCCTTCAGGTCCGATTTCCATGTTTTCCAGACGACCCATGGTCATCAAAGCCGTGCGGTTGTTGCCAAGGATCTTTTGCGTTTGATCGTTGGTCACACCCAGGCGCACGTTCAATTTGACAGCCGGGCTGATGCGGTTTTCACCACGGATATTGCGGATCGCGGTGATCACTTCCTTCACGATGTCGATTTCCAAAGCGGCTTGGGCAGAACCTAGGCTGAGGAATTCTTTGTCGTTACGGGTGTTCGGATACTGATCCACGATACATGCGGCGCCTTTGATCGGAAGCTTCTGGTAAATCTCTTCAGAGATAAACGGAGCAAACGGGTGCAGCAGGCGCATGATACGGTTCAGAACCTGAGCGATCACCAGCTGAGTTGCGGCTTTTTCTTCTGCGTTGTTGCCGTTCAGAATCGGTTTGGTGAACTCGATGTACCAGTCACAGAACTGATTCCAGATAAACTGGTACAGAGCTGTGGATGCATCAGAGAATCGGTCCTGTTCCATCGCTTCTTCAACAGTTTTGGTCACTTCCTCAAGTTTGGAGATGATCCATTGGTCAAAGACGCTGATGTGGGCTTTATTCGGCAAAGCTTTCACGCCTTCAGCCGGAGCCTTGAAATCAGACAGATTGGAAAGCGCGAAACGAGCCGCATTCCACACTTTGTTCATGAAGTTACGGTAGCCTTCAAGACGCTGTTCGCTGAACTTGAAGTCTTTGCCTGAATACAGGTGCGCCGCAAAGGTGAAGCGCAAAGCATCGGCACCGTGTTTTTCAATCATTTCAACCGGGTCAATGGAGTTACCCAAAGACTTGGACATCTTGCGCCCTTGAGAATCACGTACCAGACCGTGGATGTAGACCGTGCGGAATGGAACGTCTCTTTGGAACTCAAGACCCATCATGATCATACGAGCCACCCAGAAGAAGATGATATCGTGACCAGTCACCAGATAGCTGGTTGGGTAGAATGTTTTCAGTGTTTCAGATTCATTCGGCCAGCCCATTGTTGAGAACGGCCACAAAGCAGAACTGAACCATGTATCCAGAACGTCATCGTCCTGGTGAAGTTTTGTGCTGCCGCACTTTTCACAGGCGGTAACATCTGCTTCAGCCACTGTCTGATGGTTGCAGTCTTCACAGTACCAAACTGGAATACGGTGACCCCACCACAATTGACGGGAAATACACCAGTCTTCGATGTTGTTCAGCCAGTGCAGGTAAACTTTTGTCCAGGATTCCGGTTCAAAGCGGATCGTACCGTTTTCAGCAACACGTTTTGCCGGAACTGCCAAAGCTTCCATTTTCACGAACCATTGTTCAGAAAGGAACGGTTCTACCACCGCACCCGAACGCGAGCAGTGACCTACGGAGTGAACGTGGGGTTCTTCTTTTTCCAGAAGGTCCTGGGCTTTCAGGTCTTCAAGGATGCGCTTGCGTGCTTCTTGAACTTTCAAGCCGGCATAAGCGCCGCCGTTTTCGTTGATTTCGGCTTTTTTCGTCAGGATGTTAATGAACTCAAGATTGTGGGTTTTCCCGATCTTGTAG is from Bdellovibrio bacteriovorus str. Tiberius and encodes:
- a CDS encoding valine--tRNA ligase, with protein sequence MSEQLSDRYNPTDVESRTYEWWEKNGYFKAQDQSTKPPFSIILPPPNVTGFLHMGHALDHTIQDMMIRWKRMNGYNTMWLPGTDHAGIATQSVVERELKKDGVTRHDLGREKFVEKVWDWKHQYGNRIYGQMRRLGDSCDWDRAVFTLDEGVSKAVRKVFVSLHKKGLIYRGQRLVNWSGPLETAISDLEVEHKQIKGSLYHVKYPLEDGSGFLIVATTRPETMLGDSAVCVHPEDERYKHLIGQNVLLPLTNRKIKIIADTYVDKEFGSGVVKITPAHDFNDYKIGKTHNLEFINILTKKAEINENGGAYAGLKVQEARKRILEDLKAQDLLEKEEPHVHSVGHCSRSGAVVEPFLSEQWFVKMEALAVPAKRVAENGTIRFEPESWTKVYLHWLNNIEDWCISRQLWWGHRIPVWYCEDCNHQTVAEADVTACEKCGSTKLHQDDDVLDTWFSSALWPFSTMGWPNESETLKTFYPTSYLVTGHDIIFFWVARMIMMGLEFQRDVPFRTVYIHGLVRDSQGRKMSKSLGNSIDPVEMIEKHGADALRFTFAAHLYSGKDFKFSEQRLEGYRNFMNKVWNAARFALSNLSDFKAPAEGVKALPNKAHISVFDQWIISKLEEVTKTVEEAMEQDRFSDASTALYQFIWNQFCDWYIEFTKPILNGNNAEEKAATQLVIAQVLNRIMRLLHPFAPFISEEIYQKLPIKGAACIVDQYPNTRNDKEFLSLGSAQAALEIDIVKEVITAIRNIRGENRISPAVKLNVRLGVTNDQTQKILGNNRTALMTMGRLENMEIGPEGDMMKCAVAPVVVKDASVKVIIPLEGLVDFDEEVKRINKSIEKLTRDIGMLSGKLSNEKFVANADEEVVAADRVLLAQSKVQLDSLRDALTRFQ
- a CDS encoding VOC family protein — translated: METNELHRGRLIDHLQLVVQDLEKTKKFYSAVFETLGVPMGGEGPGFFWCDELFISSTDSPASAGKLTGRTHLAFQAKDRDMVKKFYEVALKSGGQDNGAPGERPYHPGYFAAFVLDPDGNNIEAVFHGPAKKSADSVKITF